GCGGTGGTGCGTGCCATCCAGGGCGCCGGTTACAGCGTGCGCGAGGAGGTTACCGAGCTGTCGATCGAGGGCATGACCTGCGCCTCGTGCGTGGGCCGGGTGGAGAAGGCGTTGGCGCAGGTGCCCGGGGTGCTGGAGGCCAGCGTCAACCTGGCCACCGAGCGCGCACGGGTGCGCCATCTTTCCGGGGTGGTGACCCTCGCCAGCCTCGATGCGGCCGTCGCGAAGGCCGGCTATACCGCGCGCCGCGCCGGTGCCGCGACCGCCAGCGCAGCAGACCAGGACACCGAGCGGCGCGAGCAGGAAGCGCGCGAGTTGCGGCGCGCCTTGTGGATCGCCGCGGCCCTCACGCTGCCGGTCTTCATCCTGGAGATGGGCTCGCACCTGGTGCCGGCCATGCACCAGTGGGTGATGCACGTACTGGGCACGCAGACCAGCTGGTACATCCAGTTCGCGCTGGCCACCCTGGTCCTGTTCGGGCCGGGCATCCGTTTCTTCCGCAAGGGGGTGCCGGCGCTGCTGCGCGGTGCGCCGGACATGAACTCGCTGGTGTCGGTGGGCACGGCGGCGGCCTACGGCTATTCGGTGGTGGCCACGTTCCTGCCGGGGGTGTTGCCGCCCGGCACCGCCAACGTCTACTTCGAAGCCGCCGTGGTGATCGTCACCCTGATCCTGCTCGGCCGCACGCTGGAAGCGCGCGCCAAGGGCCGCACCTCGCAGGCGATCAAACGGCTGGTGGGCCTGCAGGCCAAGACCGCGCGTGTGGAGCGCAACGGCGCTACGGTGGAGGTCCCGCTGGAGCAGGTGGTAACCGGTGATGTGGTGCTGGTGCGGCCGGGCGAGAAGGTGCCGGTGGATGGCGAGGTGGTCGACGGCGCGTCGTATGTCGACGAAAGCATGATTACCGGTGAACCGGTGCCGGTCTCCAAGGAGGCAGGCGCGGCCGTCGTCGGGGGCACCCTCAACACGACCGGTGCCTTCCGCTTCCGTGTCACCCAGGTGGGTGCCAACACGGTCCTGGCGCAGATCATCCGCCTGGTGGAAGAAGCGCAGGGCTCCAAGCTGCCGATCCAGGCGCTGGTGGACAAGGTGACCATGTGGTTCGTGCCGGCCGTGATGGCGGGCGCGGCGCTGACCTTCCTGGCCTGGCTGGTGTTCGGCCCGGCCCCGGCGCTGACCTTCGCGCTGGTCAACGCGGTGGCGGTGCTGATCATCGCCTGCCCGTGTGCGATGGGGCTGGCCACGCCCACCTCGATCATGGTGGGCACCGGTCGTGCCGCCGAGCTGGGCGTGCTGTTCCGCAAGGGCGAAGCGCTGCAGGCGCTGCGCGATGTCAGCGTGGTGGCGTTGGACAAGACCGGCACGCTGACCAAGGGGCGCCCCGAGCTGACCGACCTGGTGCCGGCTGACGGCTTCAGCCATGACGAAGTGCTGGCGCTGGTGGCCGCCGTGGAAAGCCGCTCTGAACACCCGATCGCCGAGGCGATCGTCGTGGCGGCCACGCAGCGCGGCCTCGACGTGGCGGCGCTGGAGAACTTCGAGGCGACGCCCGGGTTCGGCGTGGCCGCCACGGTGGGCGGGCGTCGGGTGGCGGTGGGAGCCGACCGCTTCATGACCCGGCTTGGCCTGGACGTGGGTGCGTTCCAGACGGCGGCGCAGCGGCTGGGCGCCGAAGGCAAGAGTCCGCTGTATGCGTCCATTGACGGGCGCCTGGCGGCCATCATCGCGGTGGCCGATCCGATCCGCGAGACCACCGCCGAGGCGATCAACGCGTTGCATGCACTCGGGCTGCGGGTGGCCATGATCACCGGCGACAACGCCGCCACGGCCGCGGCGATCGCCCGCCAGCTGGGCATCGACGAGGTGGCGGCCGAAGTGCTGCCGGACGGCAAGGTGGCCGCGCTCAAGACCTTCCGCGCCAACGGTGCGCGGGTGGCCTTTGTCGGCGACGGCATCAACGATGCGCCGGCACTGGCCGAAGCGGATGTCGGTCTGGCGATCGGTACCGGCACCGACGTGGCGATCGAAGCGGCCGACGTGGTGCTGATGTCCGGCGACCTGCGCGGCGTGATCAACGCCATCGCGCTGAGCCACGCCACCATCGGCAACATCAAGCAGAACCTGTTCTGGGCGTTTGCCTACAACGCCGTGTTGATTCCGGTGGCGGCCGGCGTGCTGTATCCACTGAACGGCACCCTGATGTCGCCGATCTTCGCCGCCGCGGCGATGGCCTTGTCGAGCATCTTCGTGCTCGGCAACGCGCTGCGCCTCAAGCGCTTCCATGCGCCGATGGCCACCGACGCGCGTGGCGCAACGGCCTGAGCACGGGCACCCGTGCGAGGCGCCGCAACGCCTGCCCCGGTCCTGCCGGGGCAGGGCGGTCGGTGAGGATTCACATCCACGGCGGCATCGGCGCGATGATAGCCCCGTGGCTGGCCCCGTAGAGCCGGGCTCTGCCCGGCTGGCGCCCCGCTGGCGCCAGGCATGCATGGACCACACCGAACGCACCCCCGCAGGGCGGCAGGTTTCCCAGGAGTACACCAT
This is a stretch of genomic DNA from Stenotrophomonas rhizophila. It encodes these proteins:
- a CDS encoding heavy metal translocating P-type ATPase; protein product: MSSTAPRDGTPASATGAERLSLPVEGMTCASCVGRVERALQAVPGVHSAAVNLATERADVGFAGPADAQAVVRAIQGAGYSVREEVTELSIEGMTCASCVGRVEKALAQVPGVLEASVNLATERARVRHLSGVVTLASLDAAVAKAGYTARRAGAATASAADQDTERREQEARELRRALWIAAALTLPVFILEMGSHLVPAMHQWVMHVLGTQTSWYIQFALATLVLFGPGIRFFRKGVPALLRGAPDMNSLVSVGTAAAYGYSVVATFLPGVLPPGTANVYFEAAVVIVTLILLGRTLEARAKGRTSQAIKRLVGLQAKTARVERNGATVEVPLEQVVTGDVVLVRPGEKVPVDGEVVDGASYVDESMITGEPVPVSKEAGAAVVGGTLNTTGAFRFRVTQVGANTVLAQIIRLVEEAQGSKLPIQALVDKVTMWFVPAVMAGAALTFLAWLVFGPAPALTFALVNAVAVLIIACPCAMGLATPTSIMVGTGRAAELGVLFRKGEALQALRDVSVVALDKTGTLTKGRPELTDLVPADGFSHDEVLALVAAVESRSEHPIAEAIVVAATQRGLDVAALENFEATPGFGVAATVGGRRVAVGADRFMTRLGLDVGAFQTAAQRLGAEGKSPLYASIDGRLAAIIAVADPIRETTAEAINALHALGLRVAMITGDNAATAAAIARQLGIDEVAAEVLPDGKVAALKTFRANGARVAFVGDGINDAPALAEADVGLAIGTGTDVAIEAADVVLMSGDLRGVINAIALSHATIGNIKQNLFWAFAYNAVLIPVAAGVLYPLNGTLMSPIFAAAAMALSSIFVLGNALRLKRFHAPMATDARGATA